The Gemmatimonadaceae bacterium genome has a window encoding:
- a CDS encoding PAS domain-containing protein — MRLSHEAALQELDRNRQQLLLLQNILESPHGVIFFSLDRAYRYTSFARAHAQTMQHIWGATIDIGTCMLDVIRDDADRQKAKTNFDAALAGENLLLEEEYGDAELQRTYWENRYSPLYDGTGHITGLTVFVTDITERRQAAERLAQTQEELRASLETQLKQLRGIIPICSYCKKIRADDHSWERLEEYISAHSDALFSHGICPTCVENLDELLEE; from the coding sequence ATGCGCCTGTCGCATGAAGCGGCCCTGCAGGAGCTCGACCGCAACCGGCAACAGCTCCTGCTCCTCCAGAATATCCTGGAGAGCCCGCACGGCGTGATCTTCTTCTCGCTGGACCGTGCGTACCGCTATACCTCGTTCGCCCGGGCGCACGCGCAGACGATGCAGCACATCTGGGGCGCGACCATCGACATCGGGACGTGCATGTTGGACGTCATCCGTGACGACGCCGACCGGCAGAAAGCGAAGACGAACTTCGACGCCGCACTGGCCGGCGAGAACCTACTCCTGGAAGAGGAGTACGGCGACGCGGAATTACAACGCACGTACTGGGAGAACCGCTACTCTCCGCTGTACGACGGCACGGGGCACATCACCGGCCTGACCGTGTTCGTCACCGACATCACGGAGCGACGTCAGGCGGCCGAACGACTGGCGCAGACACAGGAGGAGCTGCGGGCGAGCCTGGAGACGCAGCTCAAGCAACTCCGGGGCATCATCCCAATCTGCAGCTACTGCAAGAAGATTCGCGCCGACGATCACAGCTGGGAGCGCCTCGAGGAATACATCTCGGCGCACTCCGACGCGCTGTTCAGTCACGGGATCTGCCCGACGTGCGTGGAGAACCTGGACGAGCTGCTGGAAGAGTGA
- a CDS encoding alkylmercury lyase family protein: MTLTHGPLHAAIGRHFIEHGRAPSIAELSQQFALDAAIVADALRALADYHGVVLHPMSGEIWAMHPFSAAPTLFWVESGGKGWWGNCAWCSLGIVALLGADATISTRLGGEAAPVTLRIEQGAVIPPDHYVHFPIPMMQAWDNVTYTCSTMLVFETPDAVDRWCTRHGIPRGDVQPLSTVWAFAQAWYGRHLDPAWTKWTTEEARALFARFGLTGSTWALPASTERF; encoded by the coding sequence ATGACCCTGACTCATGGCCCCCTGCACGCCGCGATCGGTCGACACTTCATCGAGCACGGCCGGGCGCCCTCCATTGCGGAGCTCAGCCAGCAGTTCGCGCTCGATGCGGCGATCGTCGCCGATGCGCTGCGGGCGCTCGCCGACTACCACGGCGTGGTGCTGCATCCCATGAGTGGGGAGATCTGGGCGATGCACCCGTTCTCCGCCGCGCCCACCCTCTTCTGGGTGGAGAGCGGCGGCAAGGGGTGGTGGGGCAACTGTGCCTGGTGTTCACTGGGGATTGTCGCGTTGCTGGGGGCCGACGCCACGATCAGCACGCGGCTGGGCGGCGAGGCCGCCCCGGTCACGCTGCGGATCGAGCAGGGCGCGGTGATTCCGCCCGACCATTACGTGCACTTCCCGATTCCCATGATGCAGGCGTGGGACAACGTCACCTACACCTGCAGTACCATGCTCGTGTTCGAGACGCCCGACGCTGTCGATCGCTGGTGCACGCGGCATGGCATCCCGCGCGGCGATGTCCAGCCGCTCTCCACGGTGTGGGCGTTCGCGCAGGCGTGGTATGGACGCCATCTCGACCCGGCGTGGACGAAGTGGACGACCGAGGAGGCGCGTGCGCTGTTCGCGCGCTTTGGCCTGACCGGTTCCACGTGGGCGCTTCCGGCTTCGACGGAGCGATTCTGA
- a CDS encoding amidase — MDRREALAALLACATLPWVPTSAAALPRGAADADDGLLYRTLDDVAQALRRGELTAVQLLEQQLSRIERLDGRLHAYLTLMPESAMAEARRADAEFRAGRIRSALQGIPISVKDLCDTKGVRTTAGLAQFANRVPTVDATVVARLRRTGAVIVGKANLCEGAMTGYARTYPVPINPWVADRWPGGSSSGSGVAVAAGLCFGSIGTDTGGSIRWPSCQNGIVGLKPTFGQVSRHGVWGLSHSLDHVGPMARCVLDVAHIFDAIAGADPLDATTRGARASTSVAALRGAPSLKGVRVGIDETYLLSGIEPAQITAAGQVRDLLRDLGATIVPMQLPDMAGISAQLWPIMQYEAVRIHARLYPATREQYGAYFRDFLDAGQKVSQADYEKAQRERAEFSRAFRRALRSVDTVLAPGGRFGASIQPEVFYGGTDTLAAVLATYIGSYSPPLRAIDSLAAPMNLAGTPSVCLPTGFDADGLPTGVQFAGERYTEAVQLRIAYACERALARPARHPALDA; from the coding sequence ATGGATCGACGGGAGGCCCTCGCCGCCTTGCTCGCGTGCGCCACGTTGCCATGGGTGCCGACGAGCGCCGCGGCGCTGCCTCGCGGTGCTGCGGATGCGGACGACGGGCTCCTCTACCGTACGCTGGATGACGTGGCGCAGGCGTTGCGGCGAGGCGAGCTCACCGCCGTGCAGCTGTTGGAGCAACAGCTGAGCCGTATCGAGCGGCTCGATGGTCGCTTGCACGCGTATCTCACCCTGATGCCCGAGTCGGCGATGGCCGAAGCGCGACGGGCGGATGCTGAGTTTCGCGCCGGACGCATACGGAGCGCGCTGCAGGGCATTCCGATCAGCGTGAAGGACTTGTGTGATACCAAGGGCGTCCGAACGACGGCGGGGCTGGCGCAGTTTGCGAACCGCGTGCCCACCGTGGACGCGACCGTGGTGGCCCGGTTGCGGCGCACGGGCGCGGTCATCGTCGGCAAGGCGAACCTGTGTGAAGGGGCCATGACGGGCTATGCCCGAACCTATCCGGTCCCGATCAATCCCTGGGTCGCCGACCGCTGGCCGGGTGGTTCCTCGAGTGGCTCGGGCGTCGCCGTCGCAGCGGGGCTCTGCTTCGGCAGCATCGGGACGGATACCGGCGGGTCGATCCGCTGGCCGTCCTGTCAGAATGGAATCGTTGGCCTCAAGCCGACCTTCGGACAGGTGAGCCGACATGGGGTATGGGGCCTGTCGCACTCATTGGATCACGTGGGGCCGATGGCCCGTTGCGTGCTCGACGTGGCGCACATCTTCGACGCCATCGCCGGAGCCGATCCGCTCGACGCGACGACCCGTGGGGCGCGCGCGAGCACGAGTGTGGCTGCGCTGCGGGGCGCGCCGTCACTGAAGGGGGTTCGGGTGGGTATCGACGAGACGTATCTGTTGTCCGGCATTGAGCCCGCGCAGATCACGGCGGCAGGGCAGGTGCGCGACCTCCTGCGCGACTTGGGGGCGACGATCGTCCCGATGCAGCTGCCCGACATGGCGGGGATCTCGGCGCAGCTGTGGCCGATCATGCAGTATGAAGCGGTCCGGATCCACGCCCGTCTGTATCCGGCAACGCGCGAGCAGTACGGCGCGTACTTCCGCGACTTTCTCGACGCCGGCCAGAAGGTCAGTCAGGCTGACTATGAGAAGGCCCAGCGCGAGCGCGCTGAGTTCAGCCGCGCCTTCCGCCGCGCGCTGCGCAGCGTCGATACGGTGCTGGCGCCCGGTGGGCGCTTCGGGGCATCCATTCAGCCCGAGGTGTTCTATGGTGGTACCGACACGTTAGCGGCGGTGCTGGCCACCTACATCGGCTCCTACTCGCCGCCGCTGCGCGCCATCGACTCGCTGGCGGCGCCGATGAACCTGGCCGGCACGCCGAGCGTGTGTCTCCCCACGGGTTTCGACGCCGATGGCCTGCCCACGGGCGTGCAATTTGCGGGCGAGCGCTACACCGAGGCGGTCCAGTTGCGGATCGCGTACGCCTGCGAACGTGCGCTCGCACGGCCGGCGCGTCACCCCGCGCTGGACGCGTAA
- a CDS encoding amidohydrolase family protein has protein sequence MQRRAFGRYFMALGLAFGASSRSIAAQRRLPVLDMHMHAREAAHYGATGLPLCAPVTRMPRWDPRAPFGSDTTAPAPCASPIVSPATDSALLRATLASMTRFNVIGVLGGTPELVAAWQRAAPGRFIAGLDLRFDAATGAARAATAEGVTPRLLPIDTVRALYDAGAFTVLAEVMNQYAGIAPDDPRLEPYWAFAEARDIPVGIHVGGGGPAEPYTGSPAFRARLQSALTLEEVLVRHPKLRLYVMHAGYPLREDLQALLFTHPQVYVELSMAVNVEARPAFYRFLRELVEAGYGDRIMFGSDQMVWPGLIDAGVRSIEAAPFLSVQQKRDILYNNAARFLRLSPAVIAQHHGRVTLPAARPGSPRTSGRSRD, from the coding sequence ATGCAGAGACGGGCGTTTGGTCGCTACTTCATGGCCCTTGGGCTGGCGTTCGGCGCCAGCAGCCGCTCCATCGCTGCGCAGCGTCGGCTGCCGGTGCTCGACATGCACATGCATGCGCGTGAGGCGGCCCACTATGGCGCGACGGGGCTGCCGCTTTGCGCGCCGGTCACGCGGATGCCGCGATGGGATCCACGCGCGCCGTTCGGCAGCGATACCACGGCGCCCGCGCCCTGCGCCTCGCCTATCGTATCCCCGGCCACGGATTCCGCGCTCCTGCGCGCGACGCTCGCCAGCATGACCCGCTTCAACGTCATCGGCGTGCTGGGCGGCACACCGGAGCTTGTAGCGGCGTGGCAGCGCGCCGCGCCCGGGCGGTTCATCGCCGGGCTCGATCTCCGTTTCGACGCCGCGACCGGTGCGGCCCGTGCGGCGACCGCTGAGGGCGTCACGCCGCGGCTCCTGCCGATCGACACGGTGCGCGCGCTCTACGACGCTGGCGCGTTCACGGTGCTGGCCGAGGTGATGAACCAGTACGCGGGGATCGCACCCGATGATCCACGTCTCGAGCCGTACTGGGCCTTCGCCGAGGCTCGCGACATTCCGGTCGGGATTCACGTGGGGGGTGGCGGCCCGGCGGAGCCGTACACCGGCTCCCCGGCGTTTCGGGCCCGCCTCCAGAGCGCACTGACACTGGAAGAGGTGCTCGTGCGGCACCCCAAGCTGCGACTCTACGTCATGCACGCGGGCTATCCGCTGCGTGAGGATCTGCAGGCGTTGCTGTTCACGCATCCGCAGGTCTACGTAGAACTCAGTATGGCCGTCAACGTCGAGGCGCGGCCGGCGTTCTATCGTTTTCTGCGGGAGTTGGTCGAGGCCGGCTACGGCGACCGGATCATGTTTGGCTCGGACCAGATGGTGTGGCCCGGCCTCATTGATGCGGGGGTGCGCTCGATCGAGGCCGCCCCGTTTCTGAGCGTGCAGCAGAAGCGCGACATCCTGTACAACAATGCGGCGCGATTTCTCCGGCTTTCACCGGCGGTGATCGCGCAGCATCACGGGCGCGTCACTCTTCCAGCAGCTCGTCCAGGTTCTCCACGCACGTCGGGCAGATCCCGTGACTGA
- a CDS encoding VCBS repeat-containing protein codes for MRTRFLISAAVCTMGAAAASDVPARPGASVGPVPIRFTAHPVDSSVVDGYQVVVADINHDGRPDLLALSEELAWYESPRWQRHVIVARGEDPINAAVADLDGDGIPEIALAHGFSTRYAESAGSLTLLTHVGDPAGPWSRREIDRVPTSHRLRFVQVDGDAQPVLVNVPLIGAQSVAPDYRGTVPVLAYRPGAWTREVITEELHGVIHGMLVARWPGESYESVLSAGFEGVHRFHREQGRWVRERLVPGDPSAWPKSGASEIVVGRAGRARFLATIEPWHGNQVVVYREANGAWTRHVIDSTLVDGHTLVLGDFDGDGTDELVAGERQGRKSAYLYRLTNAKADTWTRMTLDDSRMAAAGCAVADLNADRRADVVCLEQARLTWYENRP; via the coding sequence ATGCGAACACGCTTCCTGATCAGCGCTGCGGTCTGCACCATGGGCGCGGCCGCCGCGAGCGACGTCCCGGCGCGCCCGGGGGCCAGCGTCGGCCCCGTCCCGATTCGCTTCACCGCCCACCCGGTGGACTCGTCCGTGGTCGACGGCTACCAGGTGGTCGTCGCCGACATCAACCACGACGGGCGCCCCGATCTCCTCGCCCTGAGCGAGGAGCTCGCGTGGTACGAGAGCCCCCGCTGGCAGCGGCACGTCATCGTCGCCCGTGGCGAAGATCCCATCAACGCGGCGGTCGCCGACCTCGACGGCGACGGCATCCCCGAGATCGCGCTCGCGCACGGCTTCTCGACCCGCTACGCGGAGAGCGCGGGATCGCTCACGCTGCTCACGCACGTGGGCGATCCGGCGGGCCCCTGGAGCCGACGCGAGATTGACCGCGTGCCGACGTCGCACCGCCTCCGCTTCGTGCAGGTCGATGGCGACGCACAACCGGTGCTCGTGAACGTTCCGCTCATTGGCGCCCAGTCGGTCGCGCCGGACTATCGCGGCACGGTGCCGGTGCTGGCGTACCGACCCGGCGCGTGGACGCGCGAGGTGATCACCGAGGAGCTTCACGGCGTCATTCACGGCATGCTGGTGGCGCGATGGCCGGGCGAGTCGTACGAGTCGGTGCTGAGCGCGGGTTTCGAAGGGGTACACCGCTTCCACCGCGAGCAGGGCAGGTGGGTACGCGAACGGCTCGTTCCGGGCGACCCGAGCGCGTGGCCCAAGAGCGGGGCGAGCGAGATTGTGGTTGGTCGCGCCGGGCGCGCGCGGTTCCTCGCGACCATCGAGCCGTGGCACGGGAACCAGGTGGTGGTCTATCGCGAGGCCAACGGCGCCTGGACGCGCCACGTCATCGACTCCACGCTCGTTGACGGCCACACGCTGGTGCTCGGCGACTTCGACGGCGATGGCACCGACGAACTCGTGGCCGGCGAGCGGCAGGGGCGCAAGAGTGCCTATCTCTACCGCCTCACGAATGCCAAGGCTGACACGTGGACGCGCATGACGCTCGACGACAGTCGCATGGCGGCCGCAGGTTGCGCTGTGGCGGACCTGAACGCCGACCGGCGCGCCGACGTGGTGTGCCTCGAGCAGGCGCGACTCACCTGGTATGAGAACCGGCCGTAA
- a CDS encoding nuclear transport factor 2 family protein produces MRLTRPLLSGLLMGLSLLLRPTAGAAQTVADTANGLTAGPMFDALARMDSVLFDASFVSCDAKKANAIFTDDVEFYHDQTGLAVGEQVREDTRRLTASCPRGHGVTRTLIPGSLRVYPIKGVGAVQMGVHRFDERGASTSTLTRFVHVWRLDDGVWRLARVLSLDHHPIPRPSTDDRTGVDHPATGRP; encoded by the coding sequence ATGCGCCTGACGCGTCCGCTGCTCTCCGGCCTGCTCATGGGGCTGAGTCTGCTCCTGCGCCCCACCGCGGGCGCCGCCCAAACGGTGGCGGATACCGCGAACGGGCTCACCGCGGGCCCGATGTTCGACGCGCTCGCCCGCATGGACAGCGTGCTGTTCGACGCGTCGTTTGTTTCGTGCGATGCGAAGAAAGCCAACGCGATCTTCACCGACGACGTGGAGTTCTATCACGATCAGACGGGGCTCGCGGTGGGCGAGCAGGTACGCGAGGATACGCGACGGCTCACGGCCTCCTGTCCGCGAGGCCACGGTGTCACGCGGACCCTGATCCCCGGCAGCCTGCGCGTCTATCCGATCAAGGGCGTCGGCGCCGTACAGATGGGCGTTCACCGCTTTGATGAACGCGGCGCCAGCACCAGCACCCTCACGCGGTTCGTTCATGTGTGGCGCCTGGATGACGGCGTGTGGCGGCTCGCGCGGGTGTTGAGTCTGGATCATCACCCGATCCCTCGGCCGTCAACGGACGATCGCACGGGCGTGGACCACCCCGCGACGGGCAGGCCGTAG
- a CDS encoding beta-lactamase family protein — translation MLHCLLLASLFAVASPSPARAAADSVQTRLQRLADSVVAARPRMPGLIIAVEQPATGKRWSVAAGLSDTARKIKLSPDQPVRLASNTKTYTAAAVLRLVEMGKLALSDPLAKHLPPAIDSLLRGDGYATDVITIEQVLNHRAGFSEHPSVRSFLTMLRTDPQHHWTPREQLQWLVDSLAPVGPPGAQFRYSDDGYVLLGMIVERYTGKPLGPAVRSLVRFDKLGLKHTWWERLEPAPRGEPDRAHQYLGGLDAYGVDPSFDLFGGGGIVAPMADLAHYLTALLGGEVFDKRETLETMNRPRSPEMNGYGMGLFGSTAGGLTGRGHSGFWGTTAMVFPDAGVTIAIAITDQGEFRQANAVMGAVLKLVTADR, via the coding sequence ATGCTCCATTGCCTTCTGCTGGCGTCGCTGTTCGCCGTAGCCTCGCCCTCGCCCGCCCGCGCCGCGGCGGATTCCGTGCAGACCCGCTTGCAGCGGCTCGCCGACAGCGTCGTCGCCGCGCGGCCGCGCATGCCGGGGCTCATCATCGCGGTGGAACAGCCGGCTACGGGCAAGCGCTGGAGTGTGGCCGCGGGACTCTCAGATACGGCGCGCAAGATCAAACTTTCTCCTGATCAACCGGTGCGCCTGGCGAGCAACACCAAGACCTACACCGCCGCCGCGGTGCTGCGGCTCGTGGAGATGGGGAAGCTCGCGCTGAGCGATCCGCTGGCCAAACATCTGCCGCCGGCCATCGACTCGCTCCTCCGCGGCGATGGCTATGCGACCGACGTCATCACCATCGAGCAGGTGCTGAACCACCGGGCGGGATTCAGTGAGCACCCGTCCGTGCGCAGCTTCCTGACCATGCTACGCACCGATCCACAGCATCACTGGACGCCGCGCGAGCAGCTGCAGTGGCTCGTGGACAGCCTGGCGCCGGTGGGGCCGCCGGGGGCGCAGTTCCGCTATTCCGACGACGGCTACGTGCTCCTCGGGATGATCGTGGAGCGGTATACCGGAAAGCCCCTCGGGCCCGCGGTGCGGTCGCTCGTACGCTTCGACAAGCTTGGGCTCAAGCACACCTGGTGGGAGCGGCTGGAGCCGGCCCCGCGCGGGGAACCGGACCGCGCGCACCAGTATCTCGGCGGGCTCGACGCGTATGGTGTCGACCCGTCCTTTGACCTCTTCGGTGGCGGCGGCATCGTGGCGCCGATGGCCGATCTCGCGCATTACCTCACGGCGCTGCTGGGCGGCGAGGTGTTCGACAAGCGCGAGACCCTCGAGACCATGAATCGCCCGCGAAGCCCGGAGATGAACGGGTACGGCATGGGCCTCTTCGGCTCCACCGCGGGCGGCCTCACCGGGCGTGGCCACAGCGGCTTCTGGGGAACGACCGCGATGGTCTTCCCGGACGCCGGGGTGACGATCGCGATCGCCATCACGGACCAGGGGGAGTTCCGGCAGGCGAACGCCGTGATGGGTGCGGTGCTGAAGCTGGTGACGGCGGATCGGTAG
- a CDS encoding HigA family addiction module antidote protein, with product MATKKLAPIHPGEILQADFLEAFGLSQYRLAQDMSVPARRINEIVLGKRGITADTALRLARYFGTSDRFWLNLQARFDLETQRDLLGARLEEEVQPLQH from the coding sequence ATGGCCACAAAGAAGCTGGCGCCGATTCACCCGGGCGAGATCCTCCAGGCCGACTTTCTGGAAGCGTTCGGGCTCTCGCAGTACCGGCTCGCCCAAGACATGAGTGTGCCGGCGCGACGCATCAATGAGATCGTGCTCGGGAAGCGTGGCATCACGGCGGACACGGCCCTGCGCTTGGCGCGCTACTTCGGAACGAGCGATCGGTTCTGGCTCAACCTACAGGCGCGCTTCGATCTCGAGACGCAACGGGACCTGCTTGGCGCGCGTCTCGAAGAGGAAGTGCAGCCACTGCAGCACTGA
- a CDS encoding ABC transporter ATP-binding protein: MTPIVHLDAVSVERSGVRVIHGISFAVSRGSWFGLIGANGSGKSTLLRAVAGRLPFAGGSCRIDGDELSMDRAARATRFGFAPPTDTLPDALRVRELLELIGGSVDHFSPRMAPLRTALGLDALLDRWIGDCSAGTRQRIAIMLAFVGDPAFVVLDEPFNWLDPVASFDLRHALRVMVDGGLTLMTALHDLGTLASACDTGLVLADGKVAMALDEELLRSAARNPQAFEQRTIELLRANSALAVPGRVWGEDE, translated from the coding sequence GTGACGCCGATCGTTCACCTTGATGCCGTATCCGTGGAGCGCTCCGGGGTGCGGGTCATTCACGGCATCAGTTTCGCCGTGAGCCGGGGATCGTGGTTCGGCTTGATTGGGGCGAACGGATCGGGCAAGTCTACCCTGCTGCGCGCCGTCGCCGGCCGGTTGCCATTTGCCGGTGGGTCCTGCCGCATTGACGGCGATGAACTGAGCATGGATCGAGCCGCACGCGCAACACGATTCGGTTTCGCGCCTCCGACTGACACGCTACCCGATGCCTTGCGGGTGCGCGAGCTGCTGGAGCTGATCGGCGGAAGCGTGGACCACTTCTCCCCGCGCATGGCTCCGCTGCGTACCGCCCTCGGACTGGATGCCCTACTTGACCGCTGGATCGGTGACTGCTCGGCCGGGACGCGGCAGCGCATTGCGATCATGCTCGCCTTTGTGGGGGACCCGGCGTTCGTGGTACTGGACGAGCCATTCAATTGGCTCGATCCGGTCGCCAGTTTTGATCTACGACACGCCCTGCGCGTGATGGTTGATGGCGGCCTCACGCTGATGACGGCGCTGCATGATCTTGGCACACTCGCGAGCGCGTGCGATACCGGGCTGGTGCTCGCGGATGGCAAGGTCGCCATGGCGTTGGACGAGGAGCTCCTTCGGTCCGCCGCCAGGAATCCGCAGGCGTTCGAACAGCGAACGATCGAACTGCTGCGGGCCAACAGCGCGCTGGCGGTTCCTGGACGCGTTTGGGGAGAGGACGAATGA
- a CDS encoding IS481 family transposase gives MTMPWLETNPMFERHHFAQDLASGLWTMTELCARYGISRNTGYKWRERFLAAGVAGLSEHSRAPLSSPSETSADTVALILAEHARYGWGARKILKRLQTKDPTAEWPARSTIFDILARNGCVRRRRSRTHWKHPGAAPLQTSAPNQVWTIDFKGQFRTRDGIYCYPLTIVDHFSRYVLCCQSFPDVKADGVRRQLRQLFRRFGLPDAIRSDNGAPFASNGIHGLNRLNAWWLQLGIVHQRITPASPQENGAHERMHRVLKAQAAKPAAANANLQQRVFNAFVQTYNEIRPHEALNDETPASRWHPSTRPFPRRVTPPTYPGHFEVRRVSSAGTFRLHNGQQFLSQALNDEMIGLEEIDDGIWNVLYYQTLLGRFDERTRTITGAPSLKKDC, from the coding sequence ATGACGATGCCTTGGCTGGAGACCAATCCCATGTTCGAGCGACATCACTTCGCGCAGGACCTCGCCAGCGGCCTGTGGACCATGACGGAACTGTGCGCCCGGTACGGGATCAGTCGCAACACCGGGTACAAATGGCGCGAGCGCTTCCTGGCCGCTGGCGTGGCGGGACTGAGTGAACACAGCCGTGCCCCGCTGAGCTCGCCCAGCGAGACGTCGGCCGACACCGTCGCGCTGATCCTCGCGGAGCACGCCCGATATGGATGGGGTGCTCGAAAGATCTTGAAGCGACTGCAGACCAAGGACCCGACCGCCGAGTGGCCGGCACGGAGCACGATCTTCGACATCTTGGCGAGAAACGGGTGTGTTCGACGCCGCCGCTCGCGCACGCATTGGAAGCACCCGGGTGCCGCGCCGTTGCAGACGTCGGCGCCCAATCAAGTGTGGACCATCGACTTCAAAGGACAGTTTCGGACCCGTGATGGCATCTATTGCTATCCGTTGACCATCGTCGATCACTTCAGTCGCTATGTGCTGTGTTGCCAGAGCTTTCCGGACGTGAAAGCGGACGGCGTGCGCCGCCAGCTGCGACAGCTCTTCCGTCGATTTGGACTCCCGGATGCAATCCGCAGTGACAACGGGGCACCGTTCGCTTCGAATGGCATTCACGGATTGAATCGCCTCAACGCGTGGTGGCTGCAACTCGGGATCGTGCATCAACGGATAACGCCAGCAAGTCCGCAAGAGAACGGCGCCCATGAACGCATGCATCGAGTACTGAAGGCGCAAGCCGCGAAGCCCGCGGCCGCGAATGCCAATCTGCAACAGCGGGTGTTCAATGCGTTCGTGCAGACGTACAACGAGATCAGGCCGCATGAAGCCCTCAACGACGAGACGCCGGCCTCGCGCTGGCATCCCTCGACCCGCCCCTTTCCCAGGCGCGTCACCCCGCCCACATATCCCGGCCACTTCGAAGTACGGCGCGTCAGCAGCGCCGGCACCTTCCGCTTGCACAACGGCCAACAGTTCCTCAGTCAGGCGCTCAACGACGAAATGATCGGCCTGGAAGAGATCGACGATGGCATTTGGAACGTGCTCTACTACCAAACCCTGCTCGGTCGATTCGACGAGCGCACACGCACCATTACCGGCGCGCCGTCACTCAAGAAAGACTGTTAA
- a CDS encoding type II toxin-antitoxin system RelE/ParE family toxin yields MITSFADPATERLFRRGRPRSLPPELHRLMLRKLVLLDAAERLEDLRVPPGNRLEKLRADRAGQHSIRINDQWRLCFRWESGNALDVAIVDYH; encoded by the coding sequence GTGATCACCTCGTTCGCCGACCCGGCTACGGAGCGCCTCTTCCGGCGTGGGCGGCCCCGTAGTCTACCGCCCGAGCTGCACCGGCTCATGCTGCGCAAACTCGTGCTCCTCGACGCGGCGGAACGGCTGGAGGATCTGCGCGTGCCACCCGGAAATCGGCTGGAGAAGCTCCGAGCCGATCGGGCGGGTCAGCACAGCATTCGTATTAACGATCAGTGGCGCCTTTGCTTTCGCTGGGAGAGCGGGAACGCGCTGGACGTCGCGATCGTGGACTACCACTAG